In one window of uncultured Draconibacterium sp. DNA:
- a CDS encoding glycosyltransferase family 4 protein: MKVLMFGWEFPPHISGGLGTACYGLTKGMAEIEDIDLTFVVPKAFGDEDQSRLKLIGANNVPVNRTTFTFDEGGKTMEYLEVDSPILPYVTEDEFWTLKSKRYTGQTKFVETDENSKIEFSGGYGPDLLKEIRDYALVARMIAEDNPCDIIHAHDWLTYPAGIAASKASGKPLVIHVHATDFDRSGGDVNPRVYAIEREGMEAADKIIAVSNLTRKMVIEKYGIPPEKVVTVYNAVESVNHEKGSLPPKGVNDKVVTFLGRITMQKGPGYFVEAANLVLKKMQNARFVMAGSGDMMNEMIARTAALGIADKFHFTGFLKGSDVNDLFSMTDVFVMPSVSEPFGIVPLEAMQLNVPVIISNQSGVSEILRHAIKIDFWDTYAMADAIYGVLNYTSLAEHFKSEGKTEVEELKWTHSANEVRKVYVSTLQEN; this comes from the coding sequence ATGAAGGTATTAATGTTTGGATGGGAATTTCCTCCCCATATCTCCGGTGGATTGGGGACAGCTTGTTACGGGCTTACAAAAGGTATGGCAGAGATTGAAGATATTGACTTAACTTTTGTAGTTCCGAAGGCTTTTGGCGATGAAGATCAGTCGCGATTAAAGTTGATTGGAGCCAACAATGTTCCCGTAAACCGAACGACCTTTACTTTTGATGAGGGTGGAAAAACAATGGAATACCTCGAAGTAGATTCGCCCATTCTTCCCTACGTTACCGAAGATGAATTCTGGACATTAAAAAGCAAACGCTACACAGGCCAGACAAAATTTGTTGAAACCGACGAGAATTCAAAGATCGAATTTAGCGGAGGCTACGGCCCCGATCTGTTAAAAGAAATCCGCGATTATGCACTTGTGGCTCGTATGATTGCCGAAGATAATCCCTGCGACATTATTCATGCACACGACTGGCTCACCTATCCGGCAGGAATTGCTGCCAGCAAGGCCAGTGGAAAACCATTGGTTATTCATGTGCATGCCACCGATTTCGATCGAAGCGGAGGAGATGTAAACCCACGGGTTTATGCCATTGAGCGTGAAGGAATGGAGGCTGCCGATAAAATTATTGCAGTGAGTAACCTAACCCGAAAAATGGTAATCGAGAAATACGGAATACCGCCCGAGAAAGTGGTTACCGTTTATAACGCGGTTGAGTCGGTAAATCATGAAAAAGGAAGTTTGCCGCCAAAAGGTGTAAACGATAAAGTGGTTACTTTTTTAGGAAGGATAACCATGCAAAAAGGCCCAGGTTATTTTGTTGAAGCTGCAAACCTGGTGCTCAAAAAAATGCAGAATGCACGTTTTGTTATGGCCGGTAGTGGCGACATGATGAACGAAATGATTGCACGAACAGCAGCGCTTGGCATTGCCGATAAGTTTCATTTCACCGGTTTTCTGAAAGGGAGCGATGTAAACGATCTTTTTAGCATGACCGATGTGTTTGTTATGCCATCAGTGTCGGAGCCTTTTGGAATTGTGCCACTTGAAGCCATGCAGTTAAATGTTCCGGTAATTATATCCAACCAGTCGGGGGTGTCTGAAATTTTAAGGCATGCTATAAAAATCGATTTTTGGGATACTTATGCAATGGCCGATGCCATTTATGGGGTGTTAAATTATACCTCTTTGGCCGAGCATTTTAAAAGCGAGGGGAAGACCGAGGTGGAAGAGTTGAAATGGACACATTCGGCCAACGAAGTAAGAAAAGTTTATGTGAGTACTTTGCAAGAAAATTAA
- a CDS encoding amylo-alpha-1,6-glucosidase has translation MHYLEFDKEQLVNLEYSLFKEILRSNRAGSYLSTTLNGCNTRKYHGLLVCPIENLGGEKHVLLSSLDETVIQNEAEFNLGIHRYKGGTYEPKGHKYIRNVEFDAIPKITYRVGGVVLTKERLLVEKEEQILIKYTLEEAKSPTTLRLKPFLAFRNIHQLSKANMFVNRKFGKAKNGIKTCLYEGYPNLFMQCSKAVDFVGVPDWYYDIEYLKELIRGYDYLEDLFVPGYFEFPMKKGESIVFAAGLTEANPVSLKQRFTKEQNKRGGKETFNSVLERAAHQFIMHEGYTADIIAGFPWYNSITRQTFISLPGLCLSFNDPKLCEKILDSYLKYFNDGFFPDHIKDKKLQYHSADTSLWFIWVIQQYLKKKNNPKFLWKTYGEVIKRILNAYASQNRDDIKVLPNGLIYAEKEDTALTWMNSSVDGKAVLPRAGMPVEVNALWFNAICFALDLADMAGDHEFITKWKHMVNKVAQSFLKTFWSEGHGYLADVVKDEQCEWAVRPNMVIAVAMDYTPLTKEQQKQVLSVVKRKLLTNRGLRTLSPDHLRYFGNISGGPKERELAVHQGAVWPWLLQFFVEAYLKIHKRGGLPFVKQIMESFETEMTEHCIGNIPEMYDGDPPHVGKGAISQAWNIAGVSYALDLVQNYTE, from the coding sequence ATGCATTACCTTGAATTTGATAAGGAGCAGCTGGTAAATCTCGAATATTCGCTGTTCAAAGAAATACTACGATCAAACAGAGCCGGTTCTTATTTAAGTACCACGCTAAACGGCTGCAATACCAGAAAATATCACGGTTTGCTGGTGTGCCCTATTGAGAATCTTGGAGGTGAAAAACATGTATTGCTTTCATCGCTTGATGAAACAGTGATACAAAACGAGGCCGAATTCAACCTCGGAATTCACCGCTATAAAGGCGGAACCTACGAACCCAAAGGACACAAATACATCCGTAATGTAGAGTTTGATGCGATACCCAAAATTACCTACCGGGTTGGCGGAGTTGTGCTTACAAAAGAACGGCTGCTGGTTGAAAAAGAGGAACAAATTCTGATAAAATATACGCTTGAGGAAGCAAAATCGCCAACAACTTTGCGATTAAAACCATTTCTGGCTTTCCGAAATATTCATCAGCTGAGCAAGGCGAATATGTTTGTTAACCGCAAGTTTGGGAAGGCCAAAAACGGGATAAAAACATGTTTGTACGAAGGCTACCCCAATTTGTTTATGCAATGCAGTAAAGCAGTTGATTTTGTGGGAGTTCCCGATTGGTATTACGATATTGAATACCTAAAAGAGCTGATCCGGGGGTACGATTATTTGGAAGATCTTTTTGTGCCGGGCTATTTTGAGTTTCCGATGAAAAAAGGCGAGTCGATCGTTTTTGCCGCGGGTTTAACAGAAGCCAATCCGGTGTCGTTAAAACAGCGATTTACCAAAGAACAGAATAAACGTGGAGGCAAAGAAACCTTCAACAGTGTTTTAGAGCGGGCTGCTCACCAGTTTATCATGCACGAAGGTTATACGGCCGATATTATTGCCGGTTTCCCGTGGTACAACAGTATTACCCGTCAAACATTTATTTCTCTTCCCGGATTGTGCCTGTCGTTTAACGACCCAAAACTGTGCGAGAAAATACTCGATTCGTACCTGAAATATTTTAACGATGGTTTTTTCCCCGACCACATCAAGGATAAAAAGCTGCAGTACCATTCTGCCGACACATCGTTGTGGTTTATTTGGGTCATTCAGCAATATTTAAAGAAAAAGAACAATCCGAAGTTTCTTTGGAAAACATATGGCGAAGTGATCAAACGGATCCTCAATGCCTATGCAAGTCAGAATCGGGATGATATTAAGGTGCTGCCCAACGGATTAATTTATGCCGAAAAGGAAGATACCGCATTAACCTGGATGAATTCCAGTGTTGACGGTAAGGCAGTTTTGCCGCGCGCCGGAATGCCGGTTGAAGTGAATGCCCTATGGTTTAACGCCATTTGTTTTGCGCTCGATTTGGCCGACATGGCAGGCGACCATGAGTTTATTACGAAGTGGAAACACATGGTTAATAAAGTAGCGCAGTCGTTCCTGAAAACCTTCTGGAGCGAAGGACACGGATACCTGGCCGATGTGGTAAAAGATGAGCAGTGCGAATGGGCAGTGAGACCGAATATGGTAATTGCTGTGGCCATGGATTATACACCGCTTACTAAAGAGCAACAAAAGCAGGTGTTAAGTGTGGTGAAACGCAAGTTGCTAACAAACAGGGGGCTGCGAACATTATCGCCTGATCATTTACGCTACTTTGGTAACATCAGCGGAGGTCCGAAAGAACGGGAGCTGGCCGTGCATCAGGGAGCTGTTTGGCCCTGGTTACTTCAGTTTTTTGTTGAAGCTTATTTAAAAATTCATAAGCGGGGAGGCTTGCCGTTTGTAAAACAGATTATGGAAAGCTTTGAAACCGAAATGACAGAGCATTGTATCGGGAATATTCCGGAAATGTACGATGGTGACCCGCCCCATGTTGGAAAAGGAGCTATCTCGCAGGCCTGGAATATCGCAGGTGTTTCGTATGCGCTCGATTTGGTGCAGAACTATACAGAATAA
- a CDS encoding GSCFA domain-containing protein, with protein sequence MAEAKFQTIVDVPQFPWQTDYKKKNLFMGSCFTENVGAKMEALKYPVDINPFGILYNPLSVANGLQLLLEERQLSANDLIEHNGLWHSFSHHGRFSNTEQNKALDDINTRIKSSATFLKESGFLFLTFGTAWIYRYKKSGELVSNCHKIPAREFVRERLSVQQIVKVYCELLNKIWQINPDLKVVFTVSPIRHWKDGAVENQRSKSTLILAVDQLIQELGTEKCAYFPSYEIVMDELRDYRFYAEDMLHISEVAIKHIWSRFETALINPESIEIAREVQKISNAVKHRPINKKSLEYSKFLLSFLNKLELLENRFPYLNLKLEKEYFNVQIEEFGDGDQTIVS encoded by the coding sequence ATGGCCGAAGCAAAGTTTCAAACCATAGTAGATGTGCCGCAGTTTCCGTGGCAAACAGATTACAAGAAGAAAAACCTGTTTATGGGATCGTGTTTTACCGAAAATGTTGGGGCAAAAATGGAAGCCCTGAAATACCCGGTCGACATTAATCCGTTTGGAATTTTGTATAATCCGCTTTCTGTTGCCAACGGGCTGCAGCTATTGCTCGAAGAGAGGCAGCTTTCGGCAAACGATCTTATCGAACATAATGGCCTTTGGCACAGCTTTAGTCATCATGGCCGTTTTTCGAATACCGAGCAAAATAAGGCGTTGGATGACATAAACACGCGTATTAAAAGCTCGGCAACTTTTTTAAAGGAGTCCGGGTTTTTATTTCTCACTTTTGGTACGGCCTGGATTTATCGGTACAAAAAGAGTGGCGAACTGGTTTCGAATTGCCATAAAATTCCGGCCCGCGAGTTTGTGCGCGAACGTTTGTCGGTTCAACAAATCGTTAAAGTTTATTGTGAATTGCTGAACAAAATCTGGCAGATAAACCCTGACCTGAAAGTGGTTTTTACAGTCAGCCCAATTCGTCATTGGAAAGATGGTGCCGTTGAAAACCAGCGAAGTAAGTCGACGCTTATATTGGCTGTCGATCAACTTATTCAGGAACTTGGTACTGAAAAATGTGCCTATTTCCCGTCGTACGAAATTGTGATGGATGAGCTGCGCGATTATCGTTTTTATGCCGAAGATATGTTACACATTTCGGAGGTGGCCATTAAGCATATCTGGTCGCGTTTTGAAACGGCACTAATTAATCCTGAAAGTATTGAAATTGCCCGGGAAGTTCAAAAAATAAGCAATGCTGTAAAGCATCGCCCAATCAACAAAAAATCCCTTGAATATTCCAAATTTCTCCTTAGTTTTCTAAATAAATTAGAGTTGCTGGAAAACAGATTCCCGTATCTTAATTTAAAGTTAGAAAAAGAATATTTTAATGTACAGATTGAGGAATTTGGTGATGGTGACCAAACAATTGTAAGTTAA
- a CDS encoding alpha amylase C-terminal domain-containing protein — translation MKRYLPKLVQNDKWLEPYAGIISDRMILADRKEKEITGGRSLADFATGHLYFGLHRTESGWVIREWAPNATHIYLVGTFNDWHENVEYSFASLDHGVWELHLAADQIAHGDLYALNVHWSVNFGKRIPAWATRVVQDENTHIFNAQVWAPENPYEWKNEEFQQADEHPLIYEGHVGMAGEEERVHTYNEFREQMLPRIKANGYNVIQLMAIPEHPYYGSFGYHVSSFFAASSRFGTPEELKQLIDEAHGMGIAVIIDLVHSHAVKNEVEGLGNYDGTRYQFFHEGGRGEHPAWDSYCFNYDKNEVLHFLLSNISYWLTEYKFDGFRFDGVTSMLYFNHGLEIAFTTYDDYFNANVDHEATTYFRLANKLIKEINPRALSIAEDMSGMPGLATAIEDGGLGFDFRMAMGVPDFWIKMIKEKSDDEWEVGDIFFQLTSKRMDEQVVSYAESHDQALVGDKTIIFRLIDKEMYFSMRKDQPNLIVDRGIALHKMIRLATASTAGGAYLNFMGNEFGHPEWIDFPRVGNNWSYQHARRMWSIAENQDLKYHWLYDFDKEMIQLINQNKILSIPPVDLVLENKPDKVLAYHRGLFLFVFNFNPTQSFTDYGIPLGSGKYQIVLNTDSGRFGGHDRVDEEISYYTMPSKGMDSQHYLRLYLPARTALVLKKVDIPKVK, via the coding sequence ATGAAAAGATACCTGCCAAAGTTAGTTCAGAATGATAAGTGGCTTGAGCCTTATGCCGGAATTATTTCCGACCGAATGATACTTGCTGATCGTAAAGAAAAAGAAATTACCGGCGGACGGTCGCTGGCAGATTTTGCTACCGGGCATTTGTATTTTGGTTTGCACCGTACCGAGTCGGGCTGGGTAATTCGCGAGTGGGCACCCAATGCTACACATATTTATCTGGTTGGTACTTTTAACGATTGGCATGAAAATGTTGAGTATTCTTTTGCAAGTCTCGATCACGGTGTTTGGGAATTGCATCTGGCAGCCGATCAAATAGCACATGGCGATTTGTATGCCTTAAATGTGCACTGGTCTGTAAACTTTGGGAAAAGAATACCTGCCTGGGCTACGCGTGTTGTACAGGACGAAAATACACACATTTTTAATGCACAGGTTTGGGCGCCCGAAAATCCATATGAGTGGAAGAATGAGGAGTTCCAGCAGGCCGACGAGCACCCACTGATTTATGAGGGGCATGTGGGTATGGCCGGCGAAGAGGAACGTGTACATACCTACAATGAATTTCGTGAGCAGATGTTGCCGCGTATAAAAGCTAACGGCTATAATGTTATTCAGTTGATGGCGATTCCGGAGCACCCGTATTACGGGAGTTTTGGTTATCATGTAAGCAGCTTTTTTGCGGCGTCGTCGCGTTTTGGCACTCCCGAGGAACTAAAACAACTGATCGATGAGGCGCACGGAATGGGGATTGCGGTGATTATAGATTTGGTGCACTCGCATGCCGTAAAAAATGAAGTTGAAGGTTTGGGAAATTACGATGGCACACGCTACCAGTTTTTCCACGAAGGTGGAAGAGGTGAGCATCCGGCATGGGATAGCTATTGTTTTAACTACGATAAAAATGAGGTGTTGCACTTCCTTTTATCAAATATCAGCTACTGGCTGACCGAGTATAAATTTGATGGATTCCGTTTCGACGGAGTAACCAGCATGTTATATTTTAATCATGGTTTGGAGATCGCATTCACTACTTACGACGACTATTTTAATGCCAATGTCGACCACGAGGCGACCACCTATTTCAGACTGGCAAATAAGTTGATTAAAGAAATTAATCCGCGGGCACTCTCGATTGCTGAAGATATGAGCGGAATGCCCGGACTGGCAACAGCAATTGAAGATGGCGGTTTGGGATTCGATTTCAGAATGGCAATGGGCGTTCCTGACTTCTGGATAAAAATGATAAAAGAAAAGTCAGACGACGAATGGGAGGTTGGAGATATTTTTTTCCAGCTAACCTCGAAGCGAATGGACGAGCAGGTGGTAAGTTATGCTGAATCGCACGACCAGGCCCTAGTGGGCGATAAAACCATCATCTTCCGGCTGATAGATAAAGAGATGTATTTTTCCATGCGAAAAGATCAGCCGAACCTGATTGTTGACCGTGGAATAGCACTGCATAAAATGATACGGCTGGCTACTGCAAGTACTGCCGGCGGTGCTTACCTGAATTTTATGGGGAATGAATTCGGACATCCCGAGTGGATTGATTTCCCGCGGGTAGGAAACAATTGGTCCTATCAGCATGCCCGCAGAATGTGGAGCATTGCTGAAAATCAGGACCTGAAATATCATTGGCTGTACGATTTTGACAAAGAAATGATTCAGCTGATTAACCAAAATAAGATACTTTCTATTCCTCCGGTTGATCTGGTTTTGGAAAACAAGCCCGATAAAGTGCTGGCCTACCACCGCGGACTGTTTTTATTTGTTTTCAATTTTAATCCAACGCAGTCGTTTACCGATTACGGAATTCCGCTTGGTTCCGGGAAATATCAAATTGTATTGAATACGGATTCAGGCCGCTTTGGTGGTCACGACCGGGTTGATGAGGAGATTAGTTACTACACCATGCCAAGCAAAGGAATGGACAGCCAGCATTATTTGCGACTGTATTTGCCGGCAAGAACGGCTTTGGTACTTAAAAAAGTGGATATTCCGAAAGTGAAGTAA